A segment of the Streptomyces sp. L2 genome:
AGGGCGACGCCAACAAGCTCTGGATCGTCCCCAGCGAAATCGGCGACGCCCTCAAGGGCCTTTCCGGAGCCATGGGCAACTTCGGCCCCCTGGGCGGCGGCCAGGGCGGCAACGGCGGCAACAACCCCACGGTCCCACCCCAGAACACCGGCACGCCCCCCCAACGCTACGAAAAGCCCGGCATCGACTAGGGGCAGCGCCCCTAAGGGGCGCGGGGAACTGCGCGAGCAACCGACACGGACCCGCGCCCGCACACGCGCAGAACCCGGCAGACGCCTAGGCCGCTTCCCCAACCAACCACCCAGGCAAAGCCTCGAACTCCTCGGCCCCCAGCGACAGCAACATCGCATTGGCAGGCGTCGGCTCGAACGGCGCCCGCAACAACGCCATCCCCGCCTCCTCCGGAGTCCGGTCCGCCTTCCGGTGGTTGTCCTCCGCGCACGCCGCCACCGTGTTCAGCCACGTGTCCCGCCCGCCCTGCGCCCGCGGCAGCACATGGTCCACCGTCGTGGCCCGGCGCCCGCAGTACGCGCACCGGTGCCGGTCCCGGACCAGCACACCCCGCCGCGACCACGGCGCTTGTCTTCGGAACGGCACCCGTACATACCTGCACAGCCTGATCACCTGGGGCGCGGGTATGTCGAGATCGGCACCGCGCATCCGCAGCTCGGGGTGGGCCTGCTCGACGACCGCCTTGTCCTGCAGCACCAGCACGACGGCACGGTTCAGAGTGACCGTCGACAGCGGTTCGAAGCTCGCGTTGAGGACCAACGTGTCACGCATCCAGCCCACCTCCCATGTGCACCTGCCCACCCCCGGCGGGCTTGGATCAACTCTGGACGGGCGCGCCGAGATGGACAACGCAATAAAAAATGCCCGTCTCTGATCACTTCCAGGACCAGAGGCGGGCAAACGTTCTATG
Coding sequences within it:
- a CDS encoding HNH endonuclease produces the protein MRDTLVLNASFEPLSTVTLNRAVVLVLQDKAVVEQAHPELRMRGADLDIPAPQVIRLCRYVRVPFRRQAPWSRRGVLVRDRHRCAYCGRRATTVDHVLPRAQGGRDTWLNTVAACAEDNHRKADRTPEEAGMALLRAPFEPTPANAMLLSLGAEEFEALPGWLVGEAA